In one window of Clavelina lepadiformis chromosome 4, kaClaLepa1.1, whole genome shotgun sequence DNA:
- the LOC143452849 gene encoding selenocysteine-specific elongation factor-like isoform X1 produces the protein MRKAISQTCKMTEVLNFNIGILGHVDSGKTSLAKALSTVASTAAFDKNPQSKERGITLDLGFSSFSVPIPDNLKLSKYRNLQYTLVDCPGHASLIRTIIGGAQIIDLMVLVVDIIKGMQTQTAECLVIGEIVCEKMLVVLNKIDLIPKEKRKAAIEKMTKRMHKTLENTKFSGCTITTAAANPCGSGEGENVKPEGIENLIKLLQEHTYVPSRSAEGPFIFSVDHCFSIRGQGTVMTGTTLSGQVCINDMVEISSLQTTKKVKSIQMFHKPIQSIKQGDRAGICVTQFDPKLLERGLICTPGALPTLYAAVVDIKKIAYYNGAVSTKAKFHITIGHATVMGKISIFGHSRPLCDESIADKKSLSGATEHLDVNKNKTFDFNQDYEYCEELLKDSTKQQWALLEFEKPILCRGNSLAIGSRFDSDIHANKCRLAFKAQIVHPITDKDYAKNFLPNLKVFKNKSREGTVERVHDEYSVICKGLLKKETNIELFAGLHVALSSGEKGVIDGSFGLSGKVKIRIPDGLKSDTKSALPGKGKRGRKKLDGNELASKADAHPITVTMQFKRYVYDPSKKMKQS, from the exons ATGAGAAAAGCAATTAGTCAAACTTGCAAGATGACTGAAGTTTTGAATTTCAACATTGGCATTCTTGGACATGTTGACAGTGGCAAGACGTCTTTAGCCAAGGCGCTAAGTACGGTTGCTTCAACAGCcgcttttgataaaaatccACAAAGCAA AGAAAGAGGAATCACATTGGACCTTGgattttcatcattttcagtCCCTATTCCAGATAATCTTAAGTTGTCAAAGTACAGAAATCTTCAGTACACACTTGTGGATTGTCCTGGTCATGCTTCTCTTATTCGCACTATTATTGGAG GTGCACAGATAATAGATCTTATGGTTCTTGTTGTGGATATAATCAAGGGCATGCAGACTCAAACTGCTGAATGTCTTGTAATTGGGGAGATAGTTTGTGAAAAAATGCTTgttgttttgaataaaattgatCTGATaccaaaagaaaaaagaaag GCAGCAAtcgaaaaaatgacaaaaagaaTGCATAAAACTttggaaaatacaaaattttctggATGCACCATTACAACAGCTGCTGCAAATCCTTGTGGTTCAGGTGAAGGTGAAAATGTCAAACCTGAAGGAATTGAAAACTTGATAAAA TTACTTCAGGAACACACTTATGTCCCTTCCCGTTCTGCGGAAGGCCCATTCATCTTTAGTGTTGATCATTGTTTTTCAATCAGGGGTCAAGGCACAGTTATGACTGGAACTACACTGAGTGGTCAAGTATGCATTAATGACATGGTGGAAATATCAAGTTTACAG acCACGAAAAAGGTTAAATCCATTCAGATGTTTCATAAGCCAATCCAGTCCATAAAGCAGGGTGACAGAGCTGGAATTTGTGTTACCCAGTTTGACCCAAAACTTTTAGAGAGGGGTCTTATATGCACACCAGGAGCTTTACCCACTCTTTATGCAGCTGTTGTAGACATTAAAAAAATAGCTTATTACAATGGAGCTGtttcaacaaaagcaaaatttcacATAACTATTGGACATGCCACTGTAATGGGGaaaatttccatatttggACACAGCAGGCCACTTTGTGATGAGTCTATCGCAGATAAGAAATCTCTTAGTGGCGCCACGGAGCACTTGGATGTCAACAAAAATAAGACATTTGATTTCAACCAGGACTATGAATATTGTGAAGAATTACTCAA AGACTCTACCAAACAACAATGGGCGCTCCTTGAATTCGAGAAACCGATACTCTGTCGCGGAAATAGTTTGGCAATCGGCTCAAGATTTGACTCTGACATTCATGCCAATAAATGCAG ATTGGCGTTTAAAGCTCAGATTGTTCATCCCATTACTGATAAAGACTATGCGAAGAATTTCTTACCAAACCTGaaagtgtttaaaaacaaatcaagaGAAGGCACAGTTGAAAGG GTGCACGACGAATATAGCGTGATATGCAAAGGCTTGttaaagaaagaaacaaatatTGAATTGTTCGCTGGTCTTCATGTAGCTTTATCAAGTGGCGAAAAAGGAGTTATTGACGGTTCTTTTGGCTTAAGtggaaaagtaaaaatacGAATTCCCG ATGGTTTAAAATCAGACACCAAGTCCGCTTTACCTGGGAAGGGCAAAAGAGGGCGAAAAAAGTTGGATGGAAACGAGCTAGCATCAAAAGCCGATGCACACCCAATCACAGTGACTATGCAATTTAAACGTTATGTTTATGACCCGTCAAAGAAAATGAAGCAATCATGA
- the LOC143452849 gene encoding selenocysteine-specific elongation factor-like isoform X2 translates to MRKAISQTCKMTEVLNFNIGILGHVDSGKTSLAKALSTVASTAAFDKNPQSKERGITLDLGFSSFSVPIPDNLKLSKYRNLQYTLVDCPGHASLIRTIIGGAQIIDLMVLVVDIIKGMQTQTAECLVIGEIVCEKMLVVLNKIDLIPKEKRKAAIEKMTKRMHKTLENTKFSGCTITTAAANPCGSGEGENVKPEGIENLIKLLQEHTYVPSRSAEGPFIFSVDHCFSIRGQGTVMTGTTLSGQVCINDMVEISSLQTTKKVKSIQMFHKPIQSIKQGDRAGICVTQFDPKLLERGLICTPGALPTLYAAVVDIKKIAYYNGAVSTKAKFHITIGHATVMGKISIFGHSRPLCDESIADKKSLSGATEHLDVNKNKTFDFNQDYEYCEELLKDSTKQQWALLEFEKPILCRGNSLAIGSRFDSDIHANKCRLAFKAQIVHPITDKDYAKNFLPNLKVFKNKSREGTVERLYQVAKKELLTVLLA, encoded by the exons ATGAGAAAAGCAATTAGTCAAACTTGCAAGATGACTGAAGTTTTGAATTTCAACATTGGCATTCTTGGACATGTTGACAGTGGCAAGACGTCTTTAGCCAAGGCGCTAAGTACGGTTGCTTCAACAGCcgcttttgataaaaatccACAAAGCAA AGAAAGAGGAATCACATTGGACCTTGgattttcatcattttcagtCCCTATTCCAGATAATCTTAAGTTGTCAAAGTACAGAAATCTTCAGTACACACTTGTGGATTGTCCTGGTCATGCTTCTCTTATTCGCACTATTATTGGAG GTGCACAGATAATAGATCTTATGGTTCTTGTTGTGGATATAATCAAGGGCATGCAGACTCAAACTGCTGAATGTCTTGTAATTGGGGAGATAGTTTGTGAAAAAATGCTTgttgttttgaataaaattgatCTGATaccaaaagaaaaaagaaag GCAGCAAtcgaaaaaatgacaaaaagaaTGCATAAAACTttggaaaatacaaaattttctggATGCACCATTACAACAGCTGCTGCAAATCCTTGTGGTTCAGGTGAAGGTGAAAATGTCAAACCTGAAGGAATTGAAAACTTGATAAAA TTACTTCAGGAACACACTTATGTCCCTTCCCGTTCTGCGGAAGGCCCATTCATCTTTAGTGTTGATCATTGTTTTTCAATCAGGGGTCAAGGCACAGTTATGACTGGAACTACACTGAGTGGTCAAGTATGCATTAATGACATGGTGGAAATATCAAGTTTACAG acCACGAAAAAGGTTAAATCCATTCAGATGTTTCATAAGCCAATCCAGTCCATAAAGCAGGGTGACAGAGCTGGAATTTGTGTTACCCAGTTTGACCCAAAACTTTTAGAGAGGGGTCTTATATGCACACCAGGAGCTTTACCCACTCTTTATGCAGCTGTTGTAGACATTAAAAAAATAGCTTATTACAATGGAGCTGtttcaacaaaagcaaaatttcacATAACTATTGGACATGCCACTGTAATGGGGaaaatttccatatttggACACAGCAGGCCACTTTGTGATGAGTCTATCGCAGATAAGAAATCTCTTAGTGGCGCCACGGAGCACTTGGATGTCAACAAAAATAAGACATTTGATTTCAACCAGGACTATGAATATTGTGAAGAATTACTCAA AGACTCTACCAAACAACAATGGGCGCTCCTTGAATTCGAGAAACCGATACTCTGTCGCGGAAATAGTTTGGCAATCGGCTCAAGATTTGACTCTGACATTCATGCCAATAAATGCAG ATTGGCGTTTAAAGCTCAGATTGTTCATCCCATTACTGATAAAGACTATGCGAAGAATTTCTTACCAAACCTGaaagtgtttaaaaacaaatcaagaGAAGGCACAGTTGAAAGG CTTTATCAAGTGGCGAAAAAGGAGTTATTGACGGTTCTTTTGGCTTAA